From Streptomyces sp. NBC_01460, a single genomic window includes:
- a CDS encoding NAD-glutamate dehydrogenase → MQTKLDEAKAELLARAARVADNSPGGGVGGPGGGLRVHLAEGAGAGAEDGAEAGRDGRPGHDMLLAYLQRYYLHTAPEDVKDRDPVDVFGTASSHYRLAENRPQGTANVRVHTPTVEENGWTSSHSVVEVVTDDMPFLVDSVTNELSRQGRGIHLVIHPQVIVRRDVAGKLIEVFGDDPARSDGAKRGDGRKDARAELPHDALVESWIHVEIDRETDRADLKQITADLLRVLSDVRETVEDWDKMHDAALRIADDLGGEPLDELGDEEIEEARELLRWLAADHFTFLGYREYELRDSDALTAVPGTGLGILRSDPKHSEDEAHPVSPSFDRLPADARAKAREHRLLVLTKANSRATVHRPSYLDYVGVKKFDAEGNVVGERRFLGLFSSAAYTESVRRVPVVRRKVAEVLEGAGFTPNSHDGRDLLQILETYPRDELFQTPVDQLRSIVTSVLYLQERRRLRLYLRQDEYGRYYSALVYLPRDRYTTGVRLRLIDILKEELGGTSVDFTAWNTESILSRLHFVVRVPPGTELPHLTDADADRIEARLVEAARSWADGFQEALNAECGEERAAELLRRYGQSFPEGYKADHSPRAAVADLVHLEALKSERKDFALSLYEPVGAAPDERRFKIYRTGEQVSLSAVLPALQRLGVEVVDERPYELRCADRTHAWIYDFGLRLPKKATGNGDYLADDARARFQEAFAAIWTGEAENDGFNSLVLGAGLDWRQAMVLRAYAKYLRQAGSTFSQDYMEDTLRNNVHTTRLLVSLFEARMSPTRQKAGTELTDGLLEELDGALDQVASLDEDRILRSFLTVIKATLRTNYFQLADDHEPHNYVSMKFDPQAIPDLPAPRPAYEIWVYSPRVEGVHLRFGKVARGGLRWSDRREDFRTEILGLVKAQMVKNTVIVPVGAKGGFVAKQLPDPGVDRDAWLAEGIACYKIFISALLDITDNMVTGEVVHPAEVVRHDEDDTYLVVAADKGTASFSDIANDVAVAYGFWLGDAFASGGSAGYDHKGMGITARGAWESVKRHFRELGHDTQTEDFTVVGVGDMSGDVFGNGMLLSEHIRLVAAFDHRHIFIDPDPDAATSYAERRRLFDLPRSSWADYDKELLSAGGGIHPRSAKSIPVNAHIRAALGIDSKVTKMTPAELMQNILKASVDLVWNGGIGTYIKSTAESNADVGDKANDSIRVDGADLRARVVGEGGNLGATQLGRIEFARAGGRINTDAIDNSAGVDTSDHEVNIKILLNGLVRDGDMTVKQRNKVLAEMTDEVGQLVLRNNYAQNTALANACAQAPSLLHAHQRFMRRLGREGHLDRGLEFLPNDRQIRELLNHGKGLSQPELAVLLAYTKITAADELISTSLPDDAHLQELVHAYFPKQLSEKFPEAVDGHALRREIITTVLVNDTVNTGGSTFLHRLREETGASLEEIVRAQFAAREIFGLSAVWDAVEALDNTVAADVQTRIRLHSRRLVERGSRWLLGNRPQPVEIAETIGFFREGVERVWNELPKLLRGADIEWYGSILDELTSVGVPEELAVRVAGFSSAFPALDIVAIADRTDKDPLAVAEVYYDLADRLGITQLMDRIIELPRADRWQSMARASIREDLYAAHAALTADVLAVGNGTSSPEQRFKAWEEKNAAILARSRATLEEIRSSESFDLANLSVAMRTMRTLLRTHA, encoded by the coding sequence ATGCAGACCAAGCTGGACGAAGCCAAGGCCGAGCTGCTCGCACGGGCGGCCCGGGTAGCTGACAACAGTCCGGGCGGTGGTGTCGGCGGCCCGGGTGGCGGTCTCCGGGTTCACCTCGCCGAAGGCGCCGGCGCCGGAGCGGAGGACGGCGCCGAGGCCGGCCGGGACGGGCGGCCGGGCCACGACATGCTCCTCGCCTATCTCCAGCGCTACTACCTGCACACGGCTCCGGAGGACGTGAAGGACCGTGACCCGGTCGACGTCTTCGGGACCGCCTCCTCCCACTACCGGCTGGCCGAGAACCGTCCGCAGGGCACCGCGAACGTCCGGGTGCACACCCCGACCGTCGAGGAGAACGGCTGGACCAGCAGCCACTCCGTCGTCGAGGTCGTCACCGACGACATGCCCTTCCTCGTGGACTCGGTCACCAACGAGCTGTCCCGGCAGGGCCGCGGCATCCACCTCGTGATCCACCCGCAGGTCATCGTCCGCCGCGACGTCGCCGGCAAGCTGATCGAGGTGTTCGGTGACGACCCGGCCAGGAGTGACGGCGCGAAGCGGGGCGACGGCCGCAAGGACGCCCGGGCGGAGCTGCCGCACGACGCGCTCGTCGAGTCCTGGATCCACGTCGAGATCGACCGGGAGACGGACCGCGCGGACCTGAAGCAGATCACCGCCGACCTGCTCCGTGTCCTGTCCGACGTACGGGAGACCGTCGAGGACTGGGACAAGATGCACGACGCCGCCCTGCGGATCGCCGACGACCTCGGCGGGGAGCCGCTCGACGAGCTGGGCGACGAGGAGATCGAGGAGGCCCGTGAGCTGCTGCGCTGGCTCGCCGCCGACCACTTCACCTTCCTCGGGTACCGGGAGTACGAGCTCCGCGACTCCGACGCGCTGACGGCCGTCCCCGGCACCGGACTCGGCATCCTGCGCTCCGACCCGAAGCACAGCGAGGACGAGGCGCACCCGGTGAGCCCCTCCTTCGACCGGCTGCCCGCCGACGCCCGGGCCAAGGCGCGTGAGCACCGGCTGCTCGTCCTGACGAAGGCCAACAGCAGGGCGACGGTGCACCGCCCCAGCTACCTGGACTACGTCGGGGTGAAGAAGTTCGACGCCGAGGGCAACGTCGTCGGTGAGCGCCGCTTCCTCGGCCTGTTCTCCTCCGCCGCGTACACCGAGTCGGTGCGCCGGGTGCCCGTGGTGCGCCGCAAGGTCGCCGAGGTGCTGGAGGGCGCGGGCTTCACGCCCAACAGCCACGACGGCCGCGACCTGCTCCAGATCCTGGAGACGTACCCGCGCGACGAGCTCTTCCAGACGCCCGTCGACCAGCTGCGTTCCATCGTCACCTCCGTGCTGTACCTCCAGGAGCGCCGCCGGCTCCGGCTCTACCTGCGACAGGACGAGTACGGGCGCTACTACTCCGCCCTCGTCTACCTGCCGCGCGACCGCTACACCACCGGTGTGCGGCTCCGCCTGATCGACATCCTCAAGGAGGAACTGGGCGGCACCAGCGTCGACTTCACGGCCTGGAACACGGAGTCGATCCTCTCCCGGCTGCACTTCGTCGTCCGGGTCCCGCCGGGCACCGAGCTCCCGCACCTCACCGACGCGGACGCCGACCGCATCGAGGCGCGCCTCGTCGAGGCCGCCCGCTCCTGGGCCGACGGCTTCCAGGAGGCGCTGAACGCCGAGTGCGGCGAGGAGCGCGCCGCCGAGCTGCTGCGCCGCTACGGCCAGTCCTTCCCGGAGGGCTACAAGGCGGACCACTCGCCGCGTGCCGCCGTGGCCGACCTGGTCCACCTGGAGGCGCTCAAGAGTGAGCGCAAGGACTTCGCGCTCAGCCTGTACGAGCCGGTCGGCGCCGCTCCCGACGAGCGCCGCTTCAAGATCTACCGGACCGGCGAACAGGTCTCGCTCTCCGCCGTCCTCCCCGCGCTCCAGCGGCTCGGGGTCGAGGTCGTGGACGAACGCCCGTACGAGCTGCGCTGTGCCGACCGCACGCACGCCTGGATCTACGACTTCGGGCTGCGCCTGCCGAAGAAGGCCACGGGCAACGGGGACTACCTCGCGGACGACGCGCGGGCCCGCTTCCAGGAGGCGTTCGCCGCCATCTGGACCGGCGAGGCGGAGAACGACGGCTTCAACTCCCTTGTCCTGGGCGCCGGGCTCGACTGGCGCCAGGCCATGGTGCTGCGCGCCTACGCGAAGTACCTGCGCCAGGCGGGTTCGACCTTCAGCCAGGACTACATGGAGGACACCCTCCGCAACAACGTCCACACCACCCGCCTCCTGGTGTCCCTCTTCGAGGCGCGGATGTCCCCGACCCGCCAGAAGGCCGGCACGGAGCTGACGGACGGTCTGCTGGAGGAGCTGGACGGGGCCCTCGACCAGGTCGCGTCGCTGGACGAGGACCGGATCCTGCGGTCGTTCCTCACGGTCATCAAGGCCACGCTGCGAACCAACTACTTCCAGCTGGCCGACGACCACGAGCCGCACAACTACGTCTCGATGAAGTTCGACCCGCAGGCCATCCCGGACCTGCCGGCGCCGCGGCCGGCGTACGAGATCTGGGTCTACTCGCCGCGCGTCGAGGGTGTCCACCTGCGCTTCGGCAAGGTCGCCCGCGGCGGGCTCCGCTGGTCGGACCGCCGGGAGGACTTCCGTACGGAGATCCTCGGCCTGGTCAAGGCGCAGATGGTCAAGAACACCGTGATCGTGCCCGTGGGCGCGAAGGGCGGGTTCGTCGCCAAGCAGCTGCCGGACCCGGGCGTGGACCGTGACGCCTGGCTTGCCGAGGGCATCGCCTGCTACAAGATCTTCATCTCGGCCCTGCTCGACATCACCGACAACATGGTCACCGGTGAGGTCGTGCACCCCGCGGAGGTCGTGCGCCACGACGAGGACGACACCTACCTCGTCGTCGCCGCCGACAAGGGGACCGCGAGCTTCTCCGACATCGCCAACGACGTCGCCGTCGCGTACGGCTTCTGGCTCGGGGACGCCTTCGCCTCCGGAGGTTCGGCCGGTTACGACCACAAGGGCATGGGCATCACCGCCCGCGGCGCCTGGGAGTCCGTGAAGCGGCACTTCCGCGAGCTGGGCCACGACACCCAGACCGAGGACTTCACCGTCGTCGGCGTCGGTGACATGTCCGGTGACGTGTTCGGCAACGGGATGCTGCTCTCCGAGCACATCCGGCTGGTCGCGGCCTTCGACCACCGGCACATCTTCATCGACCCGGACCCGGACGCCGCCACCTCGTACGCCGAGCGGCGCCGGCTCTTCGACCTGCCGCGCAGCTCCTGGGCGGACTACGACAAGGAACTGCTGTCCGCGGGCGGTGGCATCCACCCGCGGTCCGCCAAGTCGATCCCGGTCAACGCGCACATCCGCGCGGCGCTCGGCATCGACTCCAAGGTCACCAAGATGACGCCGGCCGAGCTGATGCAGAACATCCTCAAGGCCTCCGTCGACCTGGTGTGGAACGGCGGCATCGGCACGTACATCAAGTCGACGGCCGAATCGAACGCCGACGTGGGCGACAAGGCCAACGACTCGATCCGCGTCGACGGGGCGGACCTGCGGGCCCGTGTCGTCGGTGAGGGCGGCAACCTCGGGGCCACCCAGCTCGGACGGATCGAGTTCGCCCGGGCCGGCGGCCGGATCAACACCGACGCGATCGACAACAGCGCCGGTGTGGACACCTCCGACCACGAGGTGAACATCAAGATCCTGCTCAACGGTCTCGTCCGGGACGGCGACATGACCGTGAAGCAGCGCAACAAGGTGCTCGCGGAGATGACCGACGAGGTCGGACAGCTCGTGCTGCGCAACAACTACGCGCAGAACACCGCGCTCGCCAACGCCTGCGCCCAGGCACCGTCACTCCTCCACGCCCACCAGCGCTTCATGCGCCGGCTCGGCCGCGAGGGGCACCTGGACCGGGGGCTGGAGTTCCTGCCGAACGACCGGCAGATCCGCGAACTGCTGAACCACGGAAAGGGCCTGAGCCAGCCGGAACTGGCCGTGCTCCTCGCCTACACCAAGATCACGGCGGCCGACGAGCTGATCTCCACCAGCCTCCCGGACGACGCGCATCTGCAGGAACTGGTGCACGCCTACTTCCCGAAGCAGCTGAGCGAGAAGTTCCCCGAGGCGGTCGACGGGCACGCCCTGCGCCGCGAGATCATCACGACGGTGCTGGTCAACGACACGGTGAACACCGGCGGTTCGACGTTCCTGCACCGGCTGCGGGAGGAGACCGGGGCATCGCTCGAGGAGATCGTGCGGGCCCAGTTCGCGGCCCGCGAGATCTTCGGCCTCTCCGCCGTGTGGGACGCCGTGGAGGCGCTCGACAACACGGTGGCCGCCGACGTGCAGACCCGGATCCGGCTGCACTCGCGCCGGCTCGTCGAGCGCGGATCCCGCTGGCTCCTCGGCAACCGGCCCCAGCCGGTGGAGATCGCGGAGACGATCGGTTTCTTCCGCGAGGGTGTCGAACGCGTCTGGAACGAGCTGCCCAAGCTGCTCAGGGGCGCCGACATCGAGTGGTACGGGTCGATCCTCGACGAGCTCACCTCGGTGGGCGTCCCGGAGGAGCTCGCGGTGCGGGTGGCCGGCTTCTCCTCGGCCTTCCCGGCGCTGGACATCGTGGCGATCGCCGACCGTACGGACAAGGACCCGCTGGCCGTCGCCGAGGTGTACTACGACCTCGCCGACCGGCTGGGGATCACGCAGCTGATGGACCGGATCATCGAGCTGCCGCGGGCCGACCGCTGGCAGTCCATGGCCCGCGCCTCCATCCGCGAGGACCTCTACGCCGCGCACGCCGCGCTCACGGCGGACGTGCTGGCCGTCGGCAACGGCACGTCGTCGCCGGAGCAGCGGTTCAAGGCCTGGGAGGAGAAGAACGCCGCGATCCTGGCGCGTTCGCGGGCCACCCTGGAGGAGATCCGGTCGTCGGAGTCCTTCGACCTGGCGAACCTGTCGGTGGCGATGAGGACGATGCGGACCCTGCTGCGTACGCACGCGTGA
- a CDS encoding HAD family hydrolase, whose amino-acid sequence MATSGKHRTHLVWDWNGTLLDDISAVLGATNAAFAEVDLAPLTLEQYRETYCVPIPKFYERLMGRLPTPAEWERMDGLFHRHYTEQRAACGLTEGVEELLGRWSTGGRSQSILSMYGHEHLVPVVRGYGIERHFVRVDGRTGPSGGSKAQHMARHFEVLGGIAPESAVVIGDAVDDAVAAAHVGARAVLYTGGSHSRGSLEAAGVPVVDTLAEAVALAELMAD is encoded by the coding sequence ATGGCGACATCGGGGAAGCACCGCACCCATCTGGTCTGGGACTGGAACGGCACACTGCTCGACGACATCTCCGCGGTCCTCGGCGCGACGAACGCCGCCTTCGCGGAGGTCGACCTGGCGCCGCTCACGCTGGAGCAGTACCGCGAGACGTACTGCGTGCCGATACCCAAGTTCTACGAGCGGCTCATGGGCAGGCTCCCCACGCCCGCCGAGTGGGAGCGGATGGACGGCCTCTTCCACCGCCACTACACCGAACAGCGGGCGGCCTGCGGACTGACCGAGGGCGTCGAGGAACTGCTGGGCCGGTGGAGCACCGGCGGCCGCAGTCAGTCGATCCTGAGCATGTACGGCCACGAGCACCTGGTCCCGGTGGTGCGCGGATACGGCATCGAGCGCCATTTCGTCCGGGTCGACGGGCGTACCGGCCCCTCCGGCGGCAGCAAGGCGCAGCACATGGCGCGCCACTTCGAGGTGCTCGGAGGCATCGCCCCCGAATCCGCGGTGGTCATCGGTGACGCGGTGGACGACGCCGTGGCGGCCGCCCACGTGGGTGCGCGCGCCGTGCTCTACACCGGTGGTTCGCACAGCCGCGGCAGCCTGGAGGCGGCGGGTGTGCCCGTGGTCGACACCCTGGCCGAAGCGGTCGCGCTGGCCGAACTGATGGCTGACTGA